A segment of the Aromatoleum aromaticum EbN1 genome:
CCGCGCGCGCGGTCAGGCCGCACAACGCATTGAGGTTCACCCCGTAGCCCATGTAGCGGCTGTGCGGCCCGTCGGTGCCCTGCATGCTCATCGTCACGTAGATCGCGCGCGGGTTGATTTTCTGCACCTCGTCCCAGCCGAGCTTCCACTTCTCCATCTGGCCGACGCGGAAGTTGTTGATGACGATGTCGCTCTTTGCGATCAGCCGCACCGCGACTTCGCGGGCACTCGGATGGTTCATGTCGAGCGCGATGTCGCGCTTGTTCGCGTTGCGCGCCGCGAAGTAGCCGCTGCGGTCGAGGCCCGTGCCGATACCGTCCTTGAACGGCTCGCCGCGGCGCAGCGTGTCCGGGCGCTTGACGCTCTCGATCCTGATCACGTCCGCGCCGCACTGCGCCAGCACGCTCGTCGCGATCGGCCCGGCGCCGACCCACGAGAAATCGCACACGACGATGCCCTCCAGGGCACGCTCAACGCTGTTCGGCATACACCGCCCCCTCCCGCACCAGATTGTCGATTTCCGACGCCGAATAGCCGCATCCGGCGAGGACTTCCCGCGTGTGCTCGCCGAGCCGCGGCGCATTGCGCCCGAGCCGCCACTGCATCTCGCCGAATTCGTACGGCGCACCCGGATAGGTGACGTTAGCGCCGAGCGTGTCGTTGAACTGCGTCTGCCAGAATCCCCGATGCGCGAGCTGCGGGTTCGCGAGCAGATCGCGGCCGTCGCTGACCGGTGTCACTGCGACGTTGAAACGCTGCCCGATCTCGTACAGATAGGCCTTGCTGCGGGTGCGCGTGTAGCGCTCGAAGACGCGGCAGAAGGTCGCGTAACCCTCCTCCGAAGTCCGGTACGCGTAGTCGATCCACTTGTCGTCGTCGAGGACTTGCCACTCCTCGACGCCTTCGGCCTCCATCCAGCGCACGAACGGCGTCCACATCGGCTTGTTGCGGCCCATGATCGCCACCAGCGCGATGAACCCGTCGGCACAGGGGTGCAGCGTCGCGCTGCCTGCCTCACGGCCGCGCCCGCGCCGGATCTTGCCCTCGAGGTCCCAGAACTGCGCGGCGTTCTCGAGCGCCATCGCCTGGGCTTCGATACAGGCCACATCGACCACCTGGCCGCGACCGCTGCGCTGCGCGCTGAACAGCGCGATCGCGCTGCCTACGGCCGCATACGCCTCGGCCATCCGGTAGGCCTGGTTGTCCGGCGCGCGCACCGGCTTGTCGCCATCGACGCCGGCGAGGTAGAGAAAGCCGCTCAGCGCCGAACAGGTGAGGTCCGAGCCCGGATACGGGGCCAGCGGGCCGGTGCGCCCGAACGGCGTGATCGACGTCTGCACGAGGCGGGCGTTGTCGCGGCTCAGGACCTCGTAGGACAGACCCAGCCCGTCCAGCCAGCCCGGGCGGCAGCTCTCGATCAGCAGATCGGCGCCGTCGCACAGCCGGCGGAACGCGGTGCGTCCCGCCTCGTGCTCGAGATCGACGGCGATGCCGCGCTTGCCCGCGTTGTAGTAGAGGTACTGCAGGCTCGCCTGAGCGTCGCGCCGATCACCGAACCACGGCCCGACGCGGCGCAGCGGATCGCCCGCGGGCGACTCCACGTGAATCACGTCGGCACCGAGTCCGGCGAACATCTTGGCCGCGTACGGCCCGAGCTCGCCAGTCATGTCCAGCACCCTGAAGCGGGAGAAATCCTGTCCCATGTCACCTTCCCCTTGCCGACCGACCGCCGAGTATCACCGCATCAGCCCGCGAACAGGCTCCGCCCGCCGCACACGTACAGCACCTGGCCGGTAACGAAGCCGGTGTCGTCGTCGGCGAGGAAGAGCAGCGTGTTGGCGATGTCGTCGGGCTCGCCGAGCTTGCCGGTGGGTTGCCGCGACAGCAGGAAATTCCGGTCCTTCTCCGGCAGCTCCTCCCACATCGGCGTGTGGATCAGCCCCGGCGCGACACAATTGACCGTGATCCCCGAGCGCCCAAGCTCGATGGCGAGCGCCCGCGTCATGCCGACGACACCAGCCTTCGCGGATGAGTACGGCGTCTGGCCGGCGCCGCCGAGCCACGCGCGGGACGCGATATTGACGATGCGCCCGTGCTTGTTCTCGACCATGTGCCCATGCACCGCCTGCGTGCAGAGGAACGTGCCCTTCAGGTTAACGTCGACGGTGATGTCCCAGTCGGCCTCGCTCAACTTGCGCAGCGCGCCCGCCCGCTCCATGCCGGCGTTATTGACGAGGATGTCGATGCGGCCGAACGCCTCGACCGTCTGCTGCACCATGCCATCGACGGCCGCCTTGTTGCTGATGTCGGCGACCGTGCCGAGCACGCGATGCCCAAGCCGGCTGAACTCATCGACCGTCGTGCGCACCTTCTCCGCGTCGATGTCGTTGATGACGACCGCCGCCCCGCGCTCGGCGAAGCGCAGCGCCGTCTGTTTTCCCATGCCGCTCGCCGAACCGGTGACCAGCGCGACCCTGTTCTGAATTCCCATTGCCGTCTCCGTGGTCAAATCGACATCGAAAAGTACGCGCTCTTGCCGCCGCAGACGAAGAGCGTCTGCCCGGTGACGTACTTCGAGCTGTCGGCCGCGAGAAAGCCGACCGCGTTGGCAACGTCGGCGGGCGTACCCAGCCGCTTTACCGGAATGCTGCCGGCGAGCTTTTCCCGCTCGGCCGCGGGCGTGGCGTCGCTGTCGAGATCGCCGATGACGACCGTGCTCACCGTAACGCCGTCGCGCGCCGATTCGAGCGCCAGCGCCCGCGTCAGTCCGAACAGGCCCGAGCGCGCGGCCGCGACGTTGGCGGTGTTGGCGAGCCCGAGATAGCGCAGGTCGCTGAGGCACACGACGCGACCGAAGCCGCCCTTGCGCATCCCCGGCACGACTTCGCGCAGATAGTGGAACGGCGCAGCGAGCCCCGCGTCGAGCGCAGCACCGACGTCGGCGTCCGCAATCTCCTGCAGCGGCTTCGCAGCGAGCGCGGCCTCGTTATGGACCAGGATGTCGATCCGACCGTAGCGCGCCATCACCCGCGCCACCGTGTCCCGGATCTCTCCCGGTTCGACCGCATTCGTTACCATTGCGATCACCGTCACCCCCTTCTCGACCAGTCGCGACGCGAGCCTGTCGAGCCTGCCCGCGTCGGCGCCGACGAGCGCGAGTTGCACGCCGGGGCGGGCGAGCCGCAACGCGACCGCCTCGCCCACTGCATCGTCGGCATTGACGATCAACGCCACTCTTTCCTTGCCTTTCGATTCCATCACCCCACCCCCTCGGTTACCAGTCGCTCACCAGCATGTGCATCGTGCATGCCGCGTGTTCCGTGCC
Coding sequences within it:
- a CDS encoding SDR family NAD(P)-dependent oxidoreductase codes for the protein MGIQNRVALVTGSASGMGKQTALRFAERGAAVVINDIDAEKVRTTVDEFSRLGHRVLGTVADISNKAAVDGMVQQTVEAFGRIDILVNNAGMERAGALRKLSEADWDITVDVNLKGTFLCTQAVHGHMVENKHGRIVNIASRAWLGGAGQTPYSSAKAGVVGMTRALAIELGRSGITVNCVAPGLIHTPMWEELPEKDRNFLLSRQPTGKLGEPDDIANTLLFLADDDTGFVTGQVLYVCGGRSLFAG
- a CDS encoding SDR family NAD(P)-dependent oxidoreductase, which encodes MESKGKERVALIVNADDAVGEAVALRLARPGVQLALVGADAGRLDRLASRLVEKGVTVIAMVTNAVEPGEIRDTVARVMARYGRIDILVHNEAALAAKPLQEIADADVGAALDAGLAAPFHYLREVVPGMRKGGFGRVVCLSDLRYLGLANTANVAAARSGLFGLTRALALESARDGVTVSTVVIGDLDSDATPAAEREKLAGSIPVKRLGTPADVANAVGFLAADSSKYVTGQTLFVCGGKSAYFSMSI
- a CDS encoding CaiB/BaiF CoA transferase family protein, with the protein product MGQDFSRFRVLDMTGELGPYAAKMFAGLGADVIHVESPAGDPLRRVGPWFGDRRDAQASLQYLYYNAGKRGIAVDLEHEAGRTAFRRLCDGADLLIESCRPGWLDGLGLSYEVLSRDNARLVQTSITPFGRTGPLAPYPGSDLTCSALSGFLYLAGVDGDKPVRAPDNQAYRMAEAYAAVGSAIALFSAQRSGRGQVVDVACIEAQAMALENAAQFWDLEGKIRRGRGREAGSATLHPCADGFIALVAIMGRNKPMWTPFVRWMEAEGVEEWQVLDDDKWIDYAYRTSEEGYATFCRVFERYTRTRSKAYLYEIGQRFNVAVTPVSDGRDLLANPQLAHRGFWQTQFNDTLGANVTYPGAPYEFGEMQWRLGRNAPRLGEHTREVLAGCGYSASEIDNLVREGAVYAEQR